In Thioalkalivibrio paradoxus ARh 1, the following are encoded in one genomic region:
- the ptsP gene encoding phosphoenolpyruvate--protein phosphotransferase, whose product MLDVLRRVVQEVNGAADFFEALHIIVTRVRGALDIDVCSIYLKSPRSGRLVLMASEGLREESVGRVEMDVSEGLVGLVASRAEPINLENAPDHPRYRYFPETGEERFLSFLGVPIIQQRKLLGVLVVQHHEPRRFDDEHVSFLITLAAQLAGAITQAEFTDEIASETPEISHVNIEATGIAGAPGVAIGRAVVAYRLAQLDSIPDREARDIEQELARFAAAVAATRGEIEDLKRRTETVLPAEERALFDAYLMLLGSDSLAQRTEARIRGGQWAAAALRDTVRESVRVFEDMEDAYLRERAADIRDLGRRVLSHLLPDEGNDQEFPEGGILVGEDLTASHLAEVPIERLGAIVSARGTGSSHIAILARALNVPAVMGVADLPVSRLEDREVLVDGYRGRLYVNPSPELRAEFRRLVREERELEEGLRELALEPAATRDGRAVPVLANSGLLADIKPSLNSGAEGVGLYRTEVPFMIRDRFPGEEEQVEIYRQILASFDPMPVTLRTLDVGGDKALPYFPVQEDNPFLGWRGIRLTLDHPEIFLTQLRAMLKASREHPNLQILFPMISTLVELKEAMVLLNRARDELLDEGFVIPMPRVGVMIEVPAAVYLVETLARRVDFLSVGTNDLVQYLLAVDRNNARVANLYDTLHPASIRALELIAEGARRAGKPVSVCGEMASDPAAIILLLGMGIDSLSVSVSAIARVKWVIRSFSSDRTEALLAQCRLLENPDQVRSLLNNALVQAGLGGLVRAGKN is encoded by the coding sequence ATGCTCGATGTGCTGCGCCGGGTGGTGCAGGAGGTCAACGGCGCGGCGGATTTCTTCGAGGCGCTGCATATCATCGTGACCCGGGTCCGCGGGGCGCTGGACATCGACGTCTGTTCCATCTACCTGAAGTCGCCGCGCAGCGGCCGCCTGGTGCTGATGGCCTCCGAAGGCCTGCGCGAGGAATCCGTGGGCCGGGTGGAGATGGATGTGTCGGAGGGCCTGGTGGGTCTGGTCGCGTCGCGCGCGGAGCCGATCAACCTCGAGAACGCCCCCGACCACCCGCGCTACCGCTATTTTCCCGAGACCGGCGAGGAACGGTTCCTGTCCTTCCTCGGCGTTCCGATCATCCAGCAGCGCAAGTTGCTCGGCGTGCTGGTGGTGCAGCACCACGAGCCGCGCCGGTTCGACGACGAGCATGTCTCCTTTCTGATTACGCTGGCGGCGCAGCTCGCGGGCGCGATCACCCAGGCCGAGTTCACCGACGAGATCGCGAGCGAGACGCCGGAGATCAGCCATGTGAACATCGAGGCCACCGGAATCGCCGGTGCTCCCGGTGTCGCGATCGGCCGCGCGGTCGTCGCCTACCGGCTGGCCCAGCTGGACTCGATCCCGGATCGGGAGGCGCGGGACATCGAGCAGGAACTGGCGCGCTTTGCGGCGGCGGTGGCGGCGACACGCGGGGAGATCGAGGACCTCAAGCGGCGTACCGAGACGGTGCTGCCCGCCGAGGAGCGCGCGCTCTTCGATGCCTATCTGATGCTGCTGGGCTCCGACTCGCTGGCGCAAAGAACCGAGGCGCGGATTCGTGGCGGGCAGTGGGCCGCCGCGGCGTTGCGCGACACCGTGCGCGAGAGCGTGCGTGTGTTCGAGGACATGGAGGACGCGTACCTGCGCGAGCGCGCCGCGGATATCCGCGACTTGGGCCGGCGGGTGCTGTCGCATCTCTTGCCCGACGAGGGCAACGACCAGGAATTTCCCGAGGGCGGCATCCTGGTCGGCGAGGATCTCACCGCGTCGCATCTCGCCGAGGTGCCGATCGAACGGCTCGGCGCGATCGTATCGGCGCGGGGAACCGGTTCCTCGCATATCGCGATCCTGGCGCGGGCGCTGAATGTGCCCGCGGTGATGGGTGTGGCGGATCTTCCGGTCAGCCGCCTGGAGGATCGCGAGGTGCTGGTGGACGGCTATCGGGGGCGGCTGTATGTGAACCCCAGTCCCGAGCTGCGCGCGGAATTCCGGCGTCTGGTGCGCGAGGAGCGCGAGCTGGAGGAAGGCCTGCGCGAGCTTGCGCTGGAACCCGCCGCCACCCGCGACGGACGGGCGGTTCCGGTACTCGCGAACAGCGGCCTGCTGGCGGACATCAAGCCTTCGTTGAACTCCGGCGCCGAGGGGGTCGGGCTGTACCGCACCGAGGTGCCGTTCATGATCCGCGATCGGTTCCCCGGCGAGGAGGAGCAGGTCGAGATCTACCGGCAGATTCTTGCGTCGTTCGATCCGATGCCGGTCACGCTGCGGACGCTGGACGTGGGCGGGGACAAGGCGCTGCCCTATTTCCCGGTGCAGGAGGACAACCCGTTTCTGGGCTGGCGCGGGATTCGCCTGACCTTGGACCACCCGGAGATCTTCCTGACCCAGCTGCGGGCGATGCTGAAGGCGAGCCGCGAGCATCCCAATCTCCAGATTCTGTTCCCGATGATCAGCACGCTGGTGGAGCTGAAGGAGGCGATGGTCCTGCTCAACCGCGCGCGCGACGAACTCCTCGACGAGGGCTTCGTGATCCCGATGCCGCGGGTCGGCGTGATGATCGAGGTGCCGGCTGCGGTGTATCTGGTCGAGACCCTGGCGCGCCGGGTCGATTTCCTGTCCGTGGGGACCAACGACCTCGTCCAGTATCTGCTCGCGGTCGATCGCAACAATGCCCGCGTCGCGAACCTGTACGACACGCTGCATCCCGCGTCGATTCGGGCGCTCGAGCTGATCGCCGAGGGCGCGCGCCGGGCCGGCAAGCCGGTCAGCGTTTGCGGCGAGATGGCGTCGGATCCGGCCGCGATCATCCTGCTGCTCGGGATGGGGATCGACAGTCTGAGCGTCAGCGTCTCGGCGATCGCACGGGTCAAGTGGGTGATCCGCAGCTTCTCCAGCGACCGGACCGAGGCACTGCTGGCGCAGTGCCGTTTGCTGGAGAACCCCGATCAGGTCCGGTCGTTGCTCAACAACGCACTGGTGCAGGCGGGCCTCGGGGGGCTGGTGCGGGCCGGCAAGAACTGA
- the argC gene encoding N-acetyl-gamma-glutamyl-phosphate reductase, whose amino-acid sequence MISVGIVGATGYTGVELLRLLADHPEVQIRAVTSRGDAGTPVAGMFPSLRGRVDLDFVDPAQARLDECDAVFFATPHGVAHAMAGPLLDAGVRVIDLSADFRLRDAELWARWYGQPHGAPQWLGEAVYGLPELNRERIRSARLLAVPGCYPTAVSLGLLPLLQAGAIDPDDIIADAKSGVSGAGRKAQVGGLFAEVGENFKAYASAGHRHWPEIRQTLDEVAGRPVGLVFQPHLVPMIRGIHATLYLRPAGGATDFQALFDAFYRDEPFVDVLAPGAHPETASVRGTNVCRIALAQPVESGRLVVLSVIDNLVKGASGQAVQGMNLMFGFPEGTGLGAAPVFP is encoded by the coding sequence ATGATTTCAGTCGGTATTGTCGGCGCAACGGGGTATACCGGGGTGGAGCTGCTGCGGCTGCTCGCGGACCATCCCGAGGTGCAAATCCGCGCCGTGACGTCACGCGGCGATGCGGGTACCCCGGTCGCCGGAATGTTCCCCAGCCTGCGCGGGCGGGTCGACCTGGATTTCGTCGATCCGGCGCAGGCGCGTCTCGACGAATGCGACGCGGTGTTCTTTGCCACGCCGCATGGCGTCGCGCACGCGATGGCCGGGCCGTTGCTCGACGCCGGCGTGCGCGTGATCGACCTTTCGGCGGATTTCCGGCTGCGCGATGCCGAACTCTGGGCACGCTGGTACGGGCAGCCGCACGGTGCGCCGCAGTGGCTTGGCGAGGCGGTCTACGGGTTGCCGGAACTCAACCGTGAGCGGATCCGTTCGGCGCGGCTGCTCGCGGTGCCCGGGTGTTATCCGACAGCGGTCAGTCTCGGGCTGCTGCCATTGCTGCAGGCTGGCGCGATCGATCCCGACGACATCATCGCGGATGCAAAGAGCGGCGTCAGCGGCGCCGGTCGCAAGGCCCAGGTCGGCGGTCTGTTCGCCGAGGTGGGCGAGAATTTCAAGGCCTACGCAAGCGCCGGTCACCGGCACTGGCCGGAGATCCGGCAGACGCTGGACGAGGTCGCCGGACGCCCGGTGGGGCTGGTGTTCCAGCCGCATCTGGTGCCGATGATCCGCGGGATCCATGCCACGCTTTATCTGCGTCCGGCCGGTGGCGCGACGGATTTCCAGGCGCTGTTCGACGCGTTCTATCGGGACGAACCGTTCGTGGACGTGCTGGCTCCGGGGGCGCACCCGGAGACCGCGTCCGTGCGCGGTACGAACGTATGCCGCATCGCGCTGGCACAGCCGGTGGAATCGGGCCGGCTGGTGGTGCTGTCGGTGATCGACAATCTGGTCAAGGGCGCCTCCGGGCAGGCAGTGCAGGGCATGAACCTGATGTTCGGGTTCCCGGAAGGCACCGGGCTGGGTGCGGCTCCGGTCTTCCCCTGA
- the thiD gene encoding bifunctional hydroxymethylpyrimidine kinase/phosphomethylpyrimidine kinase gives MHRPTIALTIAGSDPGGGAGLQADLTTFTRLGVHGATAITAITVQDTRNVADFDVLPARRLADQIEITLADLPVAAIKVGMLGSAENVETVAALLAAHPHIPVVLDPVMVAGGGSELATRAVVDLTRERLLPRATVVTPNTPEAARLSGHDDASRWGETLRALGARNVLITGGHALTDAEANHQPLQPIVNVLYREDGHMRRFELPRRSPSFHGSGCTLAAAITAFLARGRDLEPAVIEAQGFMTEAIATGYAPGRGQHVPNRLCPQAG, from the coding sequence ATGCACCGCCCGACCATCGCTCTGACCATTGCCGGATCCGACCCGGGTGGAGGCGCCGGACTCCAGGCCGACCTGACCACCTTCACCCGCCTCGGCGTGCACGGTGCCACCGCGATCACCGCGATCACGGTGCAGGACACGCGCAACGTGGCCGATTTCGACGTGCTACCGGCCCGGCGGCTCGCCGACCAGATCGAGATCACGCTGGCCGATCTGCCGGTGGCCGCGATCAAGGTCGGCATGCTCGGCTCGGCGGAGAACGTCGAGACCGTCGCCGCACTCCTGGCCGCCCATCCGCACATCCCGGTGGTGCTCGACCCGGTGATGGTGGCCGGCGGCGGCAGCGAACTCGCGACCCGGGCGGTCGTGGACCTGACCCGCGAACGCCTGCTGCCGCGCGCGACGGTGGTGACCCCGAACACCCCGGAAGCGGCGCGCCTCAGCGGGCACGACGACGCCAGCCGCTGGGGCGAAACGCTGCGCGCCCTGGGCGCACGCAACGTGCTGATCACCGGCGGCCACGCGCTGACCGACGCCGAGGCCAACCACCAGCCCCTGCAGCCGATCGTCAACGTGCTCTACCGGGAGGACGGCCACATGCGCCGCTTCGAGCTTCCCCGGCGGTCGCCGAGCTTCCACGGCTCCGGCTGCACCTTGGCCGCAGCGATCACGGCCTTTCTCGCCCGGGGGCGCGACCTCGAACCTGCGGTCATCGAGGCCCAGGGATTCATGACCGAAGCCATTGCAACGGGCTATGCGCCGGGCCGCGGCCAGCATGTGCCGAACCGCCTGTGCCCGCAGGCCGGATGA
- the tyrS gene encoding tyrosine--tRNA ligase, which produces MELEEQLAVIRRGADEILLQEDLRARLASGRPLRIKAGFDPTAPDLHLGHTVLLNKLRQFQDLGHHILFLIGDFTGRIGDPTGKSATRPPLTEEDIVKNAATYREQVFRILDPDRTEVVFNSAWMNGIGAAGMVQLAARHTVARMLERDDFHKRYVGQQPIAIHEFLYPLIQGYDSVVLRADVELGGTDQKFNLLVGRELQKQYGQPPQVILTMPILEGLDGAQKMSKSLGNYIGVQEPPDEMFGKIMSISDDLMWRYYELLSWRPLPEIAALRAVAESGARNPRDIKFELGEELVDRFHGQGAGELARRNFVARFQQHQLPEDLPEVVLTAKEGGIPLPNLLKDAALVASTSEARSLLRQGAVRIDGERVDDPARALPAGAEHVVQVGKRRVARIRVA; this is translated from the coding sequence ATGGAACTGGAAGAGCAATTGGCGGTCATCCGCCGCGGTGCCGACGAGATCCTGTTGCAGGAGGATCTGCGGGCGCGCCTTGCATCCGGGCGGCCGCTGCGCATCAAGGCCGGCTTCGATCCGACCGCCCCGGATCTGCATCTCGGGCACACGGTGCTGCTCAACAAGCTCCGGCAGTTCCAGGATCTCGGGCACCATATCCTGTTCTTGATCGGCGATTTCACCGGGCGGATCGGGGATCCGACCGGCAAGAGCGCGACCCGGCCGCCGCTGACCGAGGAGGATATCGTGAAGAATGCGGCGACTTATCGCGAGCAGGTCTTCAGGATTCTCGACCCCGACCGTACCGAGGTGGTCTTCAATTCGGCCTGGATGAACGGGATTGGCGCAGCGGGCATGGTTCAACTGGCGGCGCGGCACACGGTGGCGCGCATGCTCGAGCGGGACGACTTCCACAAGCGCTATGTCGGCCAGCAGCCGATCGCGATCCACGAATTCCTGTATCCGCTGATCCAGGGATACGACTCGGTGGTGCTGCGGGCGGACGTCGAGCTCGGGGGGACGGACCAGAAGTTCAACCTGCTGGTCGGGCGCGAGCTGCAGAAGCAGTACGGTCAGCCGCCCCAGGTGATTCTGACCATGCCGATTCTCGAGGGGCTCGACGGCGCACAGAAGATGTCCAAGTCGCTCGGCAACTACATTGGTGTCCAGGAACCGCCGGACGAGATGTTCGGCAAGATCATGTCGATTTCCGACGACCTGATGTGGCGTTACTACGAGCTCCTGAGCTGGCGCCCGCTGCCGGAGATTGCGGCGCTCCGCGCGGTCGCCGAATCCGGCGCGCGCAACCCGCGGGACATCAAGTTCGAGCTCGGCGAAGAGCTTGTCGACCGTTTCCATGGCCAGGGAGCGGGGGAGCTTGCGCGACGCAACTTCGTTGCCCGCTTCCAGCAGCACCAGTTGCCCGAGGATCTGCCGGAGGTCGTGCTGACCGCGAAGGAGGGCGGGATCCCGCTCCCGAACCTGCTCAAGGACGCGGCACTGGTCGCATCCACCAGCGAGGCCCGCAGCCTTCTGCGTCAGGGCGCGGTGCGTATCGACGGTGAACGCGTAGACGATCCGGCGCGCGCGTTGCCCGCCGGCGCCGAGCATGTGGTCCAAGTCGGCAAGCGCCGTGTCGCCCGAATTCGGGTCGCCTGA
- a CDS encoding M23 family metallopeptidase, with protein sequence MLRSRGRIYMGTGANRLSFREPRRRRRIPLFLSFLILSGLGLGLGFASYLEPTQTASAPIQSADDTLGTPIERTRIEIATAPAPLATAATAPAGIPEPRKDSLTGTERSDASPKPAQAPGIDIARLHALDTPGLWPPATSSDALPAPRPAEPGTDAHAPPDDGLAWEEHVVASGDSLSGIFSQMGIYSQLRPVLAIGGDAAELQRLHPGERLRAGTRDGRLETLIYEPRGGDHFVEITREGVGDDFVATRHTHEVESQRRIVHAQIEQSLFLDGSRAGLSDAALMQIADVFGWDIDFAWDIRQGDRLIVVYERLYRDGEYLRDGPVLAAEFQNRGRTLRALRYAPEGKDPDYYTPDGESMRQAFIRTPVDVGRISSQFGPRRHPILGYTRQHQGVDYAAPTGTPIRAAGNGRIVHRGNRGGYGKTVIIDHGNNRRTLYAHMNGFRSGQSVGSRVQQGQIIGYVGMTGMATGPHLHYEFHVHGKPVNPVTVDLPRADPLPKQHLEAFRKETAPLLAQIDTLRETQVAEIPLGAGSH encoded by the coding sequence ATGTTGCGCAGTCGTGGTCGTATTTATATGGGAACCGGCGCCAACCGGCTCAGTTTCCGCGAACCTCGGCGCCGCCGGCGCATTCCACTGTTTCTCTCCTTCCTGATACTCAGCGGATTAGGGCTGGGGCTCGGCTTCGCCTCGTACCTCGAACCGACCCAGACCGCCTCGGCCCCGATTCAATCGGCGGATGATACCCTTGGCACGCCGATCGAGAGAACCCGAATCGAGATCGCAACTGCGCCGGCGCCGCTGGCAACGGCTGCGACCGCACCCGCCGGCATACCCGAACCGCGCAAGGATTCGCTCACTGGCACCGAGCGCAGCGACGCGAGCCCGAAGCCGGCGCAGGCACCGGGCATCGACATCGCCCGCCTCCATGCGCTCGACACTCCAGGGCTGTGGCCTCCGGCAACCTCCAGCGACGCGTTGCCGGCACCCCGGCCCGCAGAACCCGGAACCGATGCGCACGCGCCCCCCGATGACGGGCTGGCCTGGGAGGAGCACGTGGTCGCGTCCGGCGACAGCCTCTCCGGCATCTTCAGCCAGATGGGGATCTACAGCCAATTGCGCCCGGTGCTCGCGATCGGTGGCGATGCCGCGGAGCTGCAGCGCCTGCATCCTGGCGAGCGGCTGCGCGCGGGAACCCGCGACGGCCGGCTCGAAACGCTGATCTACGAACCGCGGGGCGGGGACCACTTCGTCGAGATCACCCGCGAGGGGGTCGGCGACGACTTCGTCGCGACGAGGCACACGCACGAGGTGGAAAGCCAGCGCCGGATAGTCCACGCCCAGATCGAACAGTCGCTGTTCCTCGACGGCTCGCGCGCCGGGCTCTCCGACGCGGCGCTGATGCAGATCGCCGACGTGTTTGGCTGGGACATCGATTTCGCCTGGGATATCCGCCAGGGCGACCGTCTGATCGTCGTCTACGAACGCCTCTACCGTGACGGAGAATACCTGCGCGACGGCCCAGTGCTCGCCGCCGAATTCCAGAACCGTGGCCGTACTCTGCGCGCGCTGCGCTATGCACCCGAAGGCAAGGATCCCGATTACTACACGCCGGACGGCGAAAGCATGCGCCAGGCCTTCATCCGCACTCCGGTGGACGTGGGCCGGATCAGTTCCCAATTCGGGCCGCGCCGGCACCCGATCCTCGGGTATACGCGCCAGCATCAGGGCGTCGACTATGCAGCCCCCACCGGCACTCCGATCCGGGCCGCCGGCAACGGGCGGATCGTGCATCGGGGGAACCGCGGCGGCTACGGCAAGACCGTGATCATCGACCACGGCAACAACCGCAGAACCCTCTACGCGCACATGAACGGCTTCCGTTCCGGGCAGTCGGTGGGCTCGCGCGTGCAACAGGGCCAGATCATCGGCTACGTCGGCATGACCGGGATGGCCACGGGCCCCCACCTCCACTACGAGTTCCACGTGCATGGGAAGCCGGTGAATCCAGTGACGGTGGACCTCCCCCGCGCCGACCCCTTGCCGAAGCAGCATCTGGAGGCCTTCCGCAAGGAAACGGCGCCGCTGCTGGCCCAGATCGACACGCTGCGGGAAACCCAGGTGGCCGAGATTCCGCTGGGCGCCGGCAGCCACTAG
- the erpA gene encoding iron-sulfur cluster insertion protein ErpA, which yields MGETMTAGADADFEMPSPLIFTDAAATKVKSLIDEENNPNLKLRVFVSGGGCSGFQYGFTFDETAGDGDTVVENGGVTLLIDPMSFQYLAGAEIDYTEGLEGAQFVIRNPNATTTCGCGSSFSP from the coding sequence ATGGGCGAAACGATGACCGCTGGCGCTGACGCCGACTTCGAGATGCCGAGTCCGCTGATTTTTACCGACGCAGCCGCGACCAAGGTGAAGAGCCTGATCGATGAGGAGAACAACCCCAACCTGAAGCTGCGCGTGTTCGTCAGCGGCGGCGGCTGCTCCGGGTTCCAGTACGGGTTTACCTTCGACGAGACCGCCGGCGACGGCGATACCGTGGTCGAGAACGGCGGCGTCACGCTGCTGATCGACCCGATGAGTTTCCAGTACCTCGCGGGGGCCGAGATCGACTATACGGAGGGGCTGGAAGGCGCCCAGTTCGTGATCCGTAACCCGAATGCGACGACGACCTGCGGCTGCGGCTCCAGCTTTTCGCCCTAG
- a CDS encoding RNA pyrophosphohydrolase: MQVIDCDGYRPNVGIILCNGEQQLFWGKRVGQDAWQFPQGGIQKDETPEEALFRELREETGLLPEHVRILGVTRSWLRYRLPARMVRRRQRPVCVGQKQRWFLLQLTGTEADFRLDLGQPPEFDAWRWIDYWRPVHEVVHFKRDVYRRALCELVPLMFPELARDPGCPRPAAPRRVGS, from the coding sequence ATGCAAGTGATTGATTGTGATGGCTACCGACCCAACGTAGGCATCATCCTGTGTAACGGCGAGCAGCAGTTGTTCTGGGGCAAGCGCGTAGGCCAGGATGCCTGGCAGTTCCCGCAGGGCGGAATCCAGAAGGATGAGACGCCCGAGGAGGCGCTGTTCCGGGAATTGCGCGAGGAGACCGGCCTGCTACCGGAGCATGTGCGCATCCTCGGGGTTACCCGCAGCTGGTTGCGCTACCGGCTCCCGGCGCGCATGGTGCGGCGCAGGCAGCGGCCCGTCTGTGTGGGGCAGAAGCAGCGCTGGTTTCTGCTGCAGCTGACCGGGACCGAGGCCGATTTCCGCCTGGATCTGGGGCAACCGCCGGAGTTCGATGCCTGGCGCTGGATCGACTACTGGCGGCCGGTGCACGAGGTGGTCCATTTCAAGCGCGATGTCTATCGGCGCGCTCTGTGCGAGCTGGTGCCGCTGATGTTTCCCGAACTCGCGCGTGATCCCGGATGCCCGCGGCCGGCGGCGCCGCGCCGGGTGGGTTCGTGA
- a CDS encoding anhydro-N-acetylmuramic acid kinase → MPQLYLGLISGTSRDGVEAALAAAQGPLGWQVCAHRHHPYPDTVASELSRLTLAARAGYREIGELDARIGEVFADAAIALLREASVRPEQVRAIGSHGQTLYHAPRGNPPFTWQIGDPFRIAERTGIDTVALFRQRDIAAGGEGAPLACGLHAACFSHQSRARAVVNIGGISNITWLRPGQPVLGYDCGPGNTLLDAWIREHRGLPFDSGGRWAAEGRIHPELLKALREDPFFTAPAPKTTGPEYFSPDWLAARLPQFDPLAPAEVQATLTALTASAIADAVHAGCPPGRACEVLICGGGVRNTTLVRQLERRLGDIPVSETGALGLPADQVEAAAFAWLARQTIDARAGNLPEVTGASGPRILGCVIPGRAPPPAASG, encoded by the coding sequence GTGCCGCAGCTCTACCTCGGCCTGATCTCGGGCACGAGCCGGGATGGCGTCGAGGCGGCCCTCGCCGCTGCGCAGGGGCCGCTGGGCTGGCAGGTGTGTGCCCACCGCCATCACCCCTACCCTGACACGGTCGCCAGCGAACTGAGCCGGCTCACGCTGGCGGCGCGGGCCGGCTACCGGGAAATCGGCGAACTCGATGCCCGAATCGGCGAAGTGTTCGCCGACGCCGCGATCGCACTGCTGCGAGAGGCCTCGGTACGCCCGGAGCAGGTACGGGCGATCGGCAGCCATGGCCAGACGCTGTATCACGCCCCTCGCGGCAACCCGCCGTTCACCTGGCAGATCGGCGATCCGTTCCGAATCGCCGAGCGCACCGGCATCGACACCGTGGCCCTGTTCCGCCAGCGCGACATCGCGGCCGGGGGCGAAGGCGCGCCGCTGGCCTGCGGACTCCACGCCGCCTGCTTCAGTCACCAATCCCGCGCGCGGGCCGTGGTAAACATCGGCGGAATCAGCAACATCACCTGGCTGCGGCCCGGGCAACCCGTGCTCGGCTACGATTGCGGTCCGGGCAACACACTGCTCGACGCCTGGATACGCGAACACCGGGGGCTGCCGTTCGACTCCGGCGGGCGCTGGGCGGCAGAGGGCCGCATCCATCCGGAGCTGCTGAAAGCGCTGCGGGAAGATCCGTTCTTCACGGCCCCAGCGCCGAAAACCACCGGGCCGGAGTACTTTTCCCCGGATTGGCTGGCAGCGCGGTTGCCGCAGTTCGATCCGCTCGCCCCGGCCGAGGTGCAGGCAACGCTGACCGCACTCACGGCCAGCGCCATTGCCGATGCGGTGCATGCCGGATGCCCCCCCGGACGGGCCTGCGAGGTGCTGATCTGCGGCGGCGGCGTACGAAACACGACGCTGGTGCGGCAACTCGAACGCCGCCTCGGTGATATCCCGGTCAGCGAAACCGGCGCGCTGGGCCTTCCGGCGGACCAGGTGGAAGCCGCCGCGTTCGCGTGGCTGGCGCGGCAGACGATCGACGCCCGCGCCGGAAACCTTCCCGAAGTGACCGGCGCCTCCGGCCCCCGGATTCTCGGCTGCGTGATCCCCGGCCGCGCCCCGCCGCCGGCAGCGTCCGGCTAG
- a CDS encoding histidinol-phosphatase has protein sequence MRLAIFDLDNTLLAGDSDHAWGEFLAEAGAVDAESYTRANDDFYAQYLAGTLDIYEFCRFVFRPLARHPLEQLQRWREQFLRERIEPMIAPAAGELLERHRGAGDTLLIITATNSFVTRPIADMLGVEHLLATEPEFREGRYTGELDGIPCFQEGKIERLKGWLHERGQPEDAIARASFYSDSRNDIPLLEQVREPVAVDADPALAEHARRRGWPQISLRQAVVVPRSQTG, from the coding sequence ATGCGACTCGCGATCTTCGACCTGGACAACACGCTGCTCGCCGGCGACAGCGATCACGCCTGGGGAGAGTTCCTCGCCGAAGCGGGCGCGGTCGATGCCGAGAGCTACACCCGCGCCAACGACGACTTCTACGCGCAATATCTGGCCGGAACGCTGGACATCTACGAATTCTGCCGCTTCGTATTCCGCCCGCTGGCCCGCCACCCGCTGGAACAACTGCAGCGCTGGCGCGAGCAATTCCTGCGCGAGCGGATCGAGCCGATGATCGCCCCCGCCGCCGGCGAACTGCTCGAACGGCACCGCGGCGCCGGCGATACGCTGCTGATCATCACCGCAACCAACAGCTTCGTCACCCGCCCGATCGCGGACATGCTCGGCGTCGAGCACCTGCTCGCGACCGAGCCGGAGTTCCGGGAGGGACGCTACACCGGCGAACTGGACGGCATTCCCTGCTTTCAGGAAGGCAAGATCGAGCGGCTGAAGGGCTGGCTGCACGAGCGCGGACAACCGGAGGACGCGATCGCCCGGGCGAGTTTCTACAGCGACTCCCGCAACGATATCCCGCTGCTCGAACAGGTTCGGGAACCGGTGGCGGTGGACGCCGACCCGGCGCTGGCCGAGCACGCGCGCAGGCGCGGCTGGCCGCAGATCTCGCTGCGCCAGGCCGTGGTCGTCCCGCGTTCCCAGACCGGTTGA